The Microbacterium luteum genome includes a region encoding these proteins:
- a CDS encoding DUF6421 family protein — translation MSAAWLALRDAATALQTLQATDGSIPDASQHATAHAHLETIVCAIEALAPAFPHDADYLAASALDARRWAGENFGVPDFLDSLVAFQPQRHRIDGVRHLVVFPMYTQNGSPDRHLEALIVEAIWPEAIARLEADYTNRLFVSLRLIDFTPGYDTNSAVLFPETIAMREIPAFTWGAIFQDREAARFRRVTRSAAEITKLELPPEAARMLDDQELTELTFVMWDLIHDRTHMRGDLPFDPFMIKQRMPYFLYSLEELRCDLTAFRECVALEARYAKRDDLDDTERRLLEHARLVQYAVIFDRIFRFAVTGSRVRNYDGLGGQLLFAWLHQRRVLHWTDTALTVEWEEVAAAVLALGDAVDDLYWRSIDRPKTAHWLAAYDLVSSVLTPNPASRWARGLSDEILAGPPRGYTDAVLEDEFPLSMFYEALEKKMRPVIASTSGIRGTDA, via the coding sequence ATGTCGGCTGCCTGGCTCGCTCTGAGAGACGCCGCGACCGCCCTGCAGACGCTGCAGGCGACCGACGGTTCCATCCCTGATGCGTCGCAGCATGCCACCGCCCACGCCCACCTCGAGACGATCGTGTGCGCTATCGAGGCTCTCGCGCCTGCTTTCCCCCACGACGCCGACTACCTCGCCGCCTCGGCGCTGGACGCGCGACGGTGGGCCGGTGAGAACTTCGGCGTGCCGGACTTCCTCGACTCCCTCGTCGCATTCCAGCCGCAGCGGCATCGCATCGACGGCGTGCGCCACCTCGTGGTGTTTCCGATGTACACCCAGAACGGCTCGCCGGACCGCCATCTCGAGGCGCTGATCGTCGAGGCGATCTGGCCCGAGGCGATCGCGCGGCTGGAGGCCGACTACACCAACCGGCTGTTCGTGTCGCTGCGCCTGATCGACTTCACGCCCGGATACGACACCAACTCCGCGGTGCTGTTCCCCGAGACGATCGCCATGCGCGAGATCCCGGCCTTCACGTGGGGCGCGATCTTCCAGGACCGCGAGGCGGCGCGCTTCCGACGGGTCACCCGGTCGGCGGCCGAGATCACGAAGCTGGAGCTCCCCCCGGAGGCCGCGCGCATGCTCGATGACCAGGAGCTCACCGAACTCACGTTCGTGATGTGGGACCTCATCCACGACCGCACGCACATGCGCGGCGACCTGCCATTCGATCCGTTCATGATCAAACAGCGCATGCCGTACTTCCTCTACTCCCTGGAGGAGCTGCGGTGCGACCTCACCGCCTTCCGGGAGTGCGTCGCGCTCGAAGCCCGCTACGCGAAGCGCGACGACCTCGACGACACCGAAAGACGGCTGCTCGAACACGCCCGGCTCGTGCAGTACGCCGTGATCTTCGACCGCATCTTCCGATTCGCCGTGACCGGCTCTCGCGTGCGCAACTACGACGGACTGGGCGGACAGCTGCTGTTCGCGTGGCTGCACCAGCGCCGCGTGCTGCACTGGACCGACACCGCCCTCACCGTCGAGTGGGAAGAGGTCGCCGCCGCCGTGCTCGCACTGGGAGACGCCGTCGACGACCTGTACTGGCGCTCGATCGACCGCCCGAAGACCGCTCACTGGCTCGCCGCCTACGACCTCGTGAGCTCGGTCCTCACGCCGAACCCCGCCTCACGGTGGGCACGCGGGCTTTCGGACGAGATCCTCGCGGGTCCGCCGCGCGGCTACACCGACGCGGTGCTCGAAGACGAGTTCCCCCTGTCGATGTTCTACGAGGCGCTCGAGAAGAAGATGCGGCCCGTCATCGCATCCACGAGCGGAATCCGCGGCACGGATGCGTGA
- a CDS encoding Lrp/AsnC family transcriptional regulator, with amino-acid sequence MAADVPPVGVRLDDETDARVVRAVSLDPRGTLADLSAAVGLSVSAVQARVRKLEARGVIAGYRAVVDPEAVGRPLAAFIEITPLDPAQPDNAPELLEHLDEIEACHSIAGAASYMLFVRVATPRHLETLVREIRLAASVSTRTTVVLQTFYEGRPLLPG; translated from the coding sequence ATGGCAGCAGACGTTCCTCCGGTCGGCGTCCGGCTCGATGACGAGACGGATGCGCGCGTCGTGCGTGCTGTCTCCCTCGACCCGCGAGGTACCTTGGCCGATCTGTCGGCCGCGGTCGGTCTGTCGGTCTCGGCGGTGCAGGCGCGTGTACGCAAGCTGGAGGCGCGGGGTGTGATCGCCGGCTATCGCGCGGTCGTCGACCCGGAGGCGGTGGGTCGGCCCCTGGCGGCGTTCATCGAGATCACCCCGCTGGATCCGGCCCAGCCCGACAACGCGCCGGAGCTGCTGGAGCACCTCGACGAGATCGAGGCGTGCCATTCGATCGCAGGTGCCGCCAGCTACATGCTGTTCGTGCGGGTCGCCACGCCGCGTCATCTCGAGACGCTCGTGCGCGAGATCCGCCTCGCCGCCTCGGTGAGCACCCGCACGACGGTGGTGCTCCAGACGTTCTACGAGGGCCGCCCCCTGCTCCCCGGGTGA
- a CDS encoding diacylglycerol/lipid kinase family protein produces the protein MTTDTLPGRGLLIVLNPKSGRDRSHDDPRPLIERHVPGATVHDLADGEDLARVVDAAMACEDPPTAVAMHGGDGSVSTMAHTARRHDIPLLVLPAGTFNHFSRAIGIETVDDALAAYLAGRRRRVAVAEVRADDDEPITVLDAVTLGLHPGFVAERKRRVDRLGTWIGGAAAAWRELRDAQPIRVGRGGRHARVWSVFVSVGANDEARIATLQRITLGDDRLDVRFHHARGSHTRAVASLAFGRKTTAVLRFLRLLPPESDIERMLLDDLDLTVHRAAGGELSFVHDGELVQRDGDAFRLRVKGIPDALEVYTPE, from the coding sequence GTGACGACCGACACCCTCCCCGGTCGCGGCCTCCTGATCGTGCTGAACCCGAAGTCCGGCCGCGACCGCTCTCACGACGACCCGCGCCCCCTCATCGAGCGGCACGTGCCCGGCGCGACCGTGCACGACCTGGCCGACGGTGAAGACCTCGCCCGGGTGGTGGATGCCGCAATGGCCTGCGAGGACCCGCCGACGGCCGTCGCGATGCACGGCGGAGACGGGTCGGTCTCGACGATGGCGCACACGGCGCGCCGCCACGACATTCCGCTGCTCGTGCTCCCTGCCGGCACCTTCAATCACTTCTCGCGGGCGATCGGCATCGAGACGGTCGACGACGCCCTCGCCGCCTACCTCGCCGGGCGGCGCCGCCGTGTCGCGGTGGCCGAGGTGCGGGCGGACGACGACGAGCCGATCACCGTGCTCGATGCGGTCACGCTCGGGCTGCATCCCGGTTTCGTCGCCGAGCGCAAGCGACGCGTCGACCGGCTCGGCACCTGGATCGGCGGGGCCGCGGCCGCGTGGCGCGAGCTGCGTGACGCGCAGCCGATCCGGGTGGGGCGCGGCGGGCGGCACGCGCGCGTGTGGTCGGTCTTCGTCAGCGTCGGCGCGAACGACGAAGCGCGCATCGCGACGCTGCAGCGCATCACGCTCGGCGACGACCGGCTCGACGTGCGCTTCCACCACGCACGCGGGTCGCATACGCGCGCCGTGGCATCGCTCGCCTTCGGCCGCAAGACCACCGCGGTGCTGCGCTTCCTCCGTCTGCTGCCGCCGGAGTCCGACATCGAGCGGATGCTGCTGGACGACCTCGACCTCACGGTGCATCGCGCCGCGGGCGGCGAGCTGTCGTTCGTGCACGACGGCGAGCTCGTACAGCGCGACGGCGATGCCTTCCGGCTGCGGGTGAAGGGCATCCCCGACGCGCTCGAGGTGTACACCCCGGAGTGA
- a CDS encoding CoA-acylating methylmalonate-semialdehyde dehydrogenase, translating into MTDTTTLSAPAGSTERPIIEHWVAGGPWSGASERSGPVFDPATGEVQKLVRFAAPGDVDHAVRVAREAAETWRDASIARRQQVLFAFRQVVHTRRDELARILTSEHGKVLSDAHGEIARGLEVVEFACGLGHHTKGAYSENASSGIDVYSLRQPLGVVAVISPFNFPAMVPMWFFSIAIATGNAVILKPSEKDPSAANWLAAAWTEAGLPAGVFTVLHGDKTAVDGLLEHPDIQAVSFVGSTPIARYVYETGTRHGKRVQALGGAKNHMLVLPDADLDLAADAAVSAGFGSAGERCMAISVVLAVDTIADALVDRIAQRMAALRTGDGTRGCDMGPLITAEHRDKVTGYVAVAEQDGASVVVDGRGIEVDGDPNGFWLGPTLLDRVPTASAAYREEIFGPVLSVVRVGGYEEGLDLINAGVYGNGTAIFTNDGGAARRFQRDVQVGMIGINVPIPVPVAYHSFGGWKASLFGDAKAYGVHGFEFYTAEKAVTSRWLDPSHGGVDLGFPQHT; encoded by the coding sequence ATGACAGACACCACCACCCTGTCCGCCCCCGCCGGCTCGACCGAGAGGCCGATCATCGAGCACTGGGTCGCCGGCGGCCCGTGGTCCGGAGCCTCGGAGCGCTCGGGGCCCGTTTTCGATCCCGCGACCGGAGAGGTGCAGAAGCTCGTGCGCTTCGCCGCGCCCGGTGACGTCGATCACGCCGTGCGCGTTGCCCGGGAGGCCGCCGAGACCTGGCGCGATGCCAGCATCGCGAGGCGTCAGCAGGTGCTGTTTGCGTTTCGGCAGGTCGTCCACACCCGTCGAGACGAGCTTGCCCGCATCCTGACCAGCGAGCACGGGAAGGTCCTCTCCGACGCGCACGGTGAGATCGCCCGCGGCCTGGAGGTCGTGGAGTTCGCGTGCGGACTCGGACACCACACGAAGGGGGCGTACAGCGAGAACGCCTCGAGCGGCATCGATGTCTACTCGCTCCGTCAGCCGCTCGGCGTGGTCGCCGTCATCAGTCCGTTCAATTTCCCCGCGATGGTGCCCATGTGGTTCTTCTCCATCGCCATCGCCACCGGGAACGCCGTGATCCTCAAGCCGAGCGAGAAGGACCCGAGCGCGGCCAACTGGCTGGCGGCGGCGTGGACGGAGGCGGGTCTTCCGGCGGGGGTCTTCACGGTGCTCCACGGCGACAAGACCGCGGTCGACGGGCTCCTCGAGCATCCCGACATCCAGGCGGTCTCCTTCGTCGGGTCGACGCCGATCGCGAGATACGTGTACGAAACGGGAACGCGCCACGGCAAGCGCGTCCAAGCGCTCGGCGGCGCCAAGAACCACATGCTCGTGCTGCCGGACGCCGACCTCGACCTCGCCGCGGACGCCGCGGTGAGCGCCGGGTTCGGGTCGGCCGGCGAACGCTGCATGGCCATCTCGGTCGTGCTCGCGGTCGACACGATCGCCGACGCCCTCGTCGATCGGATCGCGCAGCGGATGGCGGCGCTGCGCACCGGTGACGGCACGCGCGGCTGCGACATGGGACCGCTCATCACCGCGGAGCACCGCGACAAGGTCACCGGCTATGTCGCGGTCGCCGAACAGGACGGCGCATCCGTCGTCGTCGACGGACGCGGTATCGAGGTCGACGGCGACCCGAACGGCTTCTGGCTGGGTCCGACCCTGCTCGATCGTGTGCCGACCGCATCCGCCGCCTATCGTGAGGAGATCTTCGGTCCCGTCCTGTCGGTGGTCCGCGTCGGCGGCTACGAAGAGGGACTCGATCTCATCAACGCCGGTGTGTACGGCAACGGCACCGCGATCTTCACCAACGACGGCGGCGCGGCCCGTCGCTTCCAGCGAGACGTGCAGGTGGGCATGATCGGCATCAACGTGCCGATCCCGGTCCCCGTCGCGTATCACTCCTTCGGTGGCTGGAAGGCGTCGCTGTTCGGCGATGCGAAGGCGTACGGTGTGCACGGATTCGAGTTCTACACGGCCGAGAAGGCGGTCACCTCACGATGGCTCGACCCGTCGCACGGCGGGGTCGACCTCGGGTTCCCCCAGCACACCTGA
- a CDS encoding aspartate aminotransferase family protein — MTHELDARAKELDRAHVFHSWSAQEGLDLPVIAGGSGAWVWNHAGERMLDLSSQLVNVNIGHQHPAVVAAIQEQAGRLATIGPATANLHRGEAAARILDKAPDGFAKVFFTNGGADANENAVRMARLTTGRDTVLSTYRSYHGNTGGAIVATGDWRRMPNQYARGHVHFFGPYLYRSEFWATTPEEECERALHHLRRVIESEGPQTIAAVLLESVPGTAGILVPPAGYLAGVRHLCDEHGIVLILDEVMAGFGRTGQWFAFERHDIVPDLITFAKGVNSGYVPVGGVIISEAIAAAFDDRVFPGGLTYSGHPLAAASIIASIDAMITEGIVEHARTVGADVIGPSLRALADDHDLIGEVRGEGVFWAVELVADRGTRVPVAATTMAALKRELSVRGVMAMTVENRIHVVPPCVVTADDMTQGMVALDGALAAVAA; from the coding sequence ATGACGCACGAACTCGATGCCCGCGCGAAGGAACTCGACCGGGCCCACGTCTTCCACTCGTGGTCCGCGCAGGAGGGGCTCGATCTGCCGGTGATCGCCGGCGGATCCGGGGCGTGGGTCTGGAATCACGCCGGCGAGCGGATGCTGGATCTCAGCAGCCAACTCGTCAACGTGAACATCGGCCATCAGCATCCCGCGGTCGTCGCGGCGATCCAGGAGCAGGCGGGGCGGCTCGCGACCATCGGCCCCGCCACCGCGAATCTCCACCGAGGCGAGGCAGCCGCTCGCATCCTCGACAAGGCTCCCGATGGCTTCGCCAAGGTCTTCTTCACCAACGGCGGAGCCGACGCGAACGAGAACGCCGTGCGCATGGCGCGCCTGACCACCGGCCGCGACACGGTGCTGTCGACCTACCGCTCGTACCACGGCAACACCGGCGGCGCGATCGTCGCCACCGGCGACTGGCGGCGGATGCCCAACCAGTACGCACGAGGTCACGTGCACTTCTTCGGGCCGTACCTGTATCGCAGCGAGTTCTGGGCGACGACTCCCGAGGAGGAGTGCGAGCGTGCGCTTCACCACCTGCGGCGGGTCATCGAGTCGGAGGGACCGCAGACGATCGCCGCCGTGCTGCTGGAATCGGTCCCGGGCACGGCCGGCATCCTCGTGCCTCCGGCCGGCTACCTCGCGGGGGTCCGCCACCTGTGCGACGAGCACGGAATCGTGCTCATCCTCGACGAGGTCATGGCCGGATTCGGACGCACCGGCCAGTGGTTCGCCTTCGAGCGTCACGACATCGTGCCCGACCTCATCACCTTCGCCAAGGGGGTCAATTCGGGTTACGTCCCCGTCGGCGGCGTGATCATCAGCGAGGCGATCGCGGCGGCCTTCGACGACCGCGTCTTCCCCGGCGGTCTCACGTACTCCGGGCACCCGCTTGCGGCGGCCTCGATCATCGCGTCGATCGACGCGATGATCACGGAGGGGATCGTCGAACACGCCCGCACTGTGGGAGCCGACGTGATCGGACCGTCACTGCGCGCGCTCGCGGACGACCACGACCTCATCGGCGAGGTGCGCGGCGAGGGCGTGTTCTGGGCGGTGGAGCTCGTGGCCGACCGCGGCACTCGCGTCCCGGTGGCCGCGACCACGATGGCAGCGCTCAAGCGGGAGCTCAGCGTACGCGGGGTGATGGCGATGACCGTGGAGAACCGCATCCATGTCGTCCCACCCTGTGTGGTCACCGCCGACGACATGACCCAGGGGATGGTGGCGCTCGATGGCGCGCTCGCGGCGGTCGCGGCGTGA
- a CDS encoding ABC transporter substrate-binding protein: MRHSIRRGMIVASTLTVAALTFAACSGSEADPGTDTDSSDFEPLTDISLQLQWLPQAQFAGYYLAQEMGYFEEEGFDTVEIVPSGGDIVPQDALVAGDVDFAIAWVPKVLGTLEASGVELTDIAQVFQESGTLQVSWADDGITSVADFEGQRIGSWGFGNEWEIFAAMAEDDLDATSVSITTQDFSMNALLDRDVDAAQAMTYNEWAQILEVVDPETGELYQPEDFNVVSYADTQGAMLQDAIWADTERLESDPAYADAAVRFLKAITKGWLYARDNPEDAADIVYDIASNAEAAFSVGPVHQLWQMNEVNKLIWTGADFGVVDAAAWDQTVAGALAAVNQDGLNLITTEPPETAYSNEYMEQALAELADEGVEVTGEYTPIEVELTEGGM, translated from the coding sequence ATGAGACACAGCATCCGACGCGGCATGATCGTCGCGTCCACCCTCACCGTCGCCGCGCTGACCTTCGCAGCCTGCTCGGGATCGGAGGCCGACCCCGGCACGGACACCGACTCGTCGGACTTCGAGCCGCTCACCGACATCAGCCTCCAGCTGCAGTGGCTGCCGCAGGCGCAGTTCGCCGGGTACTACCTCGCGCAGGAGATGGGCTACTTCGAGGAGGAGGGGTTCGACACGGTCGAGATCGTCCCATCCGGCGGCGACATCGTCCCGCAGGACGCGCTCGTGGCCGGCGACGTCGACTTCGCGATCGCGTGGGTGCCCAAGGTCCTCGGCACACTGGAGGCCTCCGGAGTGGAGCTCACCGACATCGCCCAGGTCTTCCAGGAATCCGGCACCCTTCAGGTGTCGTGGGCCGACGACGGCATCACCTCGGTCGCGGACTTCGAGGGCCAGCGCATCGGCTCATGGGGGTTCGGGAACGAGTGGGAGATCTTCGCCGCGATGGCCGAGGACGACCTCGACGCCACATCGGTGTCGATCACGACACAGGACTTCAGTATGAACGCGCTCCTGGACCGCGACGTCGACGCGGCCCAGGCGATGACCTACAACGAGTGGGCGCAGATCCTCGAGGTCGTCGATCCCGAAACCGGCGAGCTGTATCAGCCCGAGGACTTCAACGTCGTCTCCTATGCCGACACGCAGGGAGCCATGCTGCAGGATGCGATCTGGGCGGACACCGAACGGCTCGAGAGCGACCCCGCCTATGCCGACGCGGCGGTGCGGTTCCTCAAGGCGATCACCAAGGGGTGGCTCTACGCACGTGACAACCCGGAGGATGCCGCCGACATCGTCTACGACATCGCCTCGAACGCCGAGGCCGCCTTTTCCGTCGGACCGGTGCACCAGCTGTGGCAGATGAACGAGGTCAACAAGCTCATCTGGACCGGCGCCGACTTCGGTGTCGTCGACGCCGCCGCATGGGATCAGACCGTGGCCGGAGCGCTGGCCGCGGTCAACCAGGACGGGCTGAACCTCATCACCACCGAACCGCCCGAGACGGCCTACTCGAACGAGTACATGGAGCAGGCGCTCGCCGAACTCGCCGACGAGGGTGTCGAGGTGACCGGCGAGTACACGCCGATCGAGGTCGAGCTCACCGAAGGCGGCATGTGA
- a CDS encoding ABC transporter permease, translating to MTAADELTRAAPVARAPRERPLPPWLRIVAPVAVGVIGAVLWTLWVDVLGTAPRMLPSPVAIAVEFVTRWQIIADDMIVTATNAAVGLVAGTVLAVLLAGLATAVRPIDGMLAPLVAALAVIPIVALTPLLNTMFGASSQFGRQAVATIAAFVPVFVNVVRGLRQTRPVHRDLLRASAATGAQTFRYLTLPTAVPYLMTGLRIAASLAVIAALVAEYFGGPADGVGTSIATYAKSGRAALAWAYVLGGILIGLLFYLVTSLLERLVTRGPRP from the coding sequence ATGACCGCCGCGGACGAGCTCACCCGCGCCGCACCCGTGGCCCGCGCGCCACGCGAACGGCCCCTGCCGCCGTGGCTGCGCATCGTCGCACCGGTCGCGGTCGGCGTGATCGGCGCGGTGCTCTGGACCCTCTGGGTCGACGTGCTCGGCACCGCCCCGCGCATGCTGCCGAGCCCCGTGGCGATCGCCGTCGAGTTCGTCACGCGGTGGCAGATCATCGCCGACGACATGATCGTCACCGCCACCAACGCCGCCGTCGGGCTGGTCGCCGGCACGGTCCTGGCCGTGCTGCTCGCCGGCCTCGCGACCGCTGTGCGCCCGATCGACGGGATGCTCGCTCCGCTCGTCGCGGCGTTGGCGGTGATTCCGATCGTCGCCCTCACCCCGCTGCTGAACACGATGTTCGGCGCCTCGAGTCAGTTCGGCCGGCAGGCGGTCGCGACGATCGCGGCGTTCGTCCCGGTGTTCGTCAACGTGGTGCGCGGCCTCCGACAGACGCGACCGGTCCATCGCGACCTGCTGCGCGCATCCGCCGCCACCGGTGCGCAGACCTTCCGCTACCTCACCCTCCCCACCGCGGTGCCGTACCTGATGACGGGACTGCGCATCGCCGCCTCCCTCGCGGTCATCGCCGCCCTGGTCGCCGAGTACTTCGGCGGCCCCGCCGACGGTGTCGGCACCTCGATCGCGACCTACGCCAAGTCGGGTCGCGCGGCTCTGGCATGGGCGTACGTGCTCGGCGGGATCCTCATCGGGCTGCTCTTCTACCTCGTCACCTCCCTGCTCGAGCGCCTCGTGACGAGGGGGCCCCGCCCCTGA
- a CDS encoding ABC transporter ATP-binding protein produces the protein MSVSPPTTPLAVRAAGIGKTFSTAGDDVHALTGVDLEVAAGEFVSLIGPSGCGKSTLMRLIADLDTPTEGTLEIFGKTPERARVAQDYGIAFQQAGLLPWRTVAANIALPLEVHGQGRTERDARVRELTHLVGLQEFTERYPDELSGGMQQRVAIARALAARPKLLLMDEPFGALDEMTREYLQVELSGIAAETGAAVVFVTHSIPEAVFLSDRVVVMSPRPGRIAEIVPTHLGGGRDEALRESPAYFDRVTAVREALHGTRVERANER, from the coding sequence ATGAGCGTTTCCCCACCGACCACTCCCCTCGCGGTGCGCGCCGCCGGCATCGGGAAGACGTTCTCGACGGCGGGCGACGACGTGCACGCGCTCACCGGGGTCGACCTCGAGGTGGCTGCCGGCGAGTTCGTCTCGCTGATCGGTCCGTCCGGATGCGGAAAGTCCACCCTCATGCGGCTCATCGCCGACCTCGACACCCCGACCGAGGGCACGCTGGAGATCTTCGGAAAGACGCCGGAGCGGGCACGGGTCGCGCAGGACTACGGCATCGCCTTCCAGCAGGCAGGCCTCCTCCCCTGGCGCACCGTCGCGGCCAACATCGCGCTGCCACTCGAGGTTCATGGACAGGGCCGCACGGAGCGGGATGCTCGCGTGCGCGAGCTCACGCACCTCGTCGGCCTGCAGGAGTTCACGGAGCGCTATCCCGACGAGCTGTCGGGTGGCATGCAGCAGCGCGTCGCAATCGCCCGGGCCCTCGCGGCCCGTCCGAAGCTGCTGCTGATGGACGAGCCGTTCGGCGCCTTGGATGAGATGACACGCGAGTACCTGCAGGTCGAGCTCTCCGGGATCGCCGCCGAGACCGGAGCTGCCGTGGTCTTCGTCACCCACTCCATTCCCGAGGCCGTCTTCCTCTCCGATCGGGTCGTCGTGATGAGTCCCCGTCCGGGCCGCATCGCCGAGATCGTCCCGACGCACCTCGGCGGCGGACGCGACGAGGCGCTGCGCGAGTCGCCGGCCTACTTCGACCGCGTCACCGCCGTGCGGGAGGCCCTTCACGGCACGCGCGTCGAGAGGGCGAACGAACGATGA
- a CDS encoding ABC transporter permease, with protein sequence MTAARWLAVGWGVIGILVVIGSWELYKATGPAEGVVVGAVDGETGSGVMILPRTHDRAMPHVWDMIVRLFAPTSGGDTPPLWMSVVAAAGVTLGIAAVGWMIGVIVGAALGLIMQRSRLAEWGLLPWIVLSQIVPLIAFAPVVNAIGNQIDRDVMPWPQWLSVAVIASYLAFFPVAVGMLRGLAAPDPIHVDLMRSYSAGYWSTLWRLRLPAAVPHLLPALRLAAANAVLGAVVAEVSIGMRGGIGRMLIQLAGQASSDPAAPWAPTFGSIALGLIAAGTVAVIGVGLKNYRRGEAAA encoded by the coding sequence ATGACGGCGGCTCGCTGGCTGGCGGTCGGATGGGGCGTCATCGGCATCCTCGTCGTCATCGGATCGTGGGAGCTCTACAAGGCGACGGGGCCCGCCGAGGGCGTCGTGGTCGGCGCCGTCGACGGCGAGACGGGCTCCGGCGTGATGATCCTGCCGCGCACGCACGATCGCGCGATGCCGCACGTGTGGGACATGATCGTGCGCCTGTTCGCCCCGACGAGCGGCGGGGACACACCACCGCTGTGGATGTCGGTGGTCGCCGCGGCCGGAGTCACCCTCGGAATCGCCGCAGTGGGATGGATGATCGGGGTGATCGTCGGCGCCGCGCTCGGCCTGATCATGCAGCGGTCACGTCTGGCCGAGTGGGGCCTTCTGCCCTGGATCGTCCTCAGCCAGATCGTCCCCCTCATCGCCTTCGCGCCGGTCGTCAACGCCATCGGGAACCAGATCGACCGCGACGTCATGCCCTGGCCGCAGTGGCTGTCCGTCGCGGTGATCGCCTCGTACCTCGCCTTCTTTCCCGTCGCCGTCGGGATGCTGCGCGGACTCGCCGCGCCCGACCCCATCCACGTCGACCTCATGCGGAGCTACTCCGCCGGCTACTGGTCGACGCTGTGGCGGCTCCGCCTGCCCGCGGCGGTTCCGCACCTGTTGCCCGCGCTGCGGCTCGCCGCGGCCAACGCGGTGCTCGGCGCCGTGGTCGCGGAGGTCTCGATCGGGATGCGCGGCGGCATCGGCCGCATGCTCATCCAGCTCGCCGGCCAGGCGTCGTCCGACCCGGCGGCACCCTGGGCACCCACCTTCGGCTCGATCGCCCTGGGACTCATCGCCGCCGGCACTGTCGCCGTCATCGGCGTGGGGTTGAAGAACTACCGCCGAGGAGAGGCCGCAGCATGA
- a CDS encoding TIGR03842 family LLM class F420-dependent oxidoreductase: MDFGVVLQTNPPASRTVQLAKLAEAHGFSHAWTFDSHLLWEEPYVIYAAILAETRKITVGPFVTNPATRDWTVTASLFATLNEMYGNRTICGIGRGDSAVRVTNGRPSSMAELRESIHVIRELANSRPVEYKGSTLRFPWSSGSALDVWVAAYGPMALKLTGEVGDGFILQLADLDIAAWMIRTVKEAAEAAGRDPDAIAFCVAAPMYIGDDVAHMRDQCRWFGGMVGNHVADIVAKYGHHGDGVPEALTDYIAGRSGYDYNTHGRAENDHVDFVPDEIVDRFCVLGTAEQHIAKLAALRDLGVTQFAGYLQHDNKEETMRVYGETVIPALREHVTAKA; this comes from the coding sequence ATGGATTTCGGAGTCGTCCTCCAGACCAACCCGCCCGCATCGCGCACGGTGCAGCTGGCCAAGCTCGCCGAAGCGCATGGCTTCAGCCATGCATGGACCTTCGACTCCCACCTGCTGTGGGAGGAGCCGTACGTGATCTATGCCGCCATCCTCGCCGAGACCCGCAAGATCACCGTCGGACCTTTCGTCACCAACCCCGCCACCCGGGACTGGACCGTCACCGCCTCGCTGTTCGCGACCCTCAACGAGATGTACGGCAACCGCACCATCTGCGGCATCGGGCGCGGAGACTCCGCGGTGCGCGTGACCAACGGCAGACCGTCCTCCATGGCGGAACTGCGCGAATCGATCCACGTCATCCGCGAACTCGCGAACTCCCGCCCCGTCGAGTACAAGGGCTCGACGCTGCGATTCCCGTGGAGTTCCGGATCGGCACTGGATGTGTGGGTCGCCGCCTACGGCCCGATGGCCCTGAAGCTGACCGGCGAGGTCGGGGACGGGTTCATCCTGCAGCTGGCCGACCTCGATATCGCAGCGTGGATGATCCGCACCGTGAAGGAGGCCGCCGAGGCCGCCGGGCGCGACCCCGACGCGATCGCCTTCTGCGTGGCGGCACCGATGTACATCGGTGACGACGTCGCCCACATGCGCGATCAGTGCCGCTGGTTCGGCGGGATGGTGGGAAACCACGTCGCCGACATCGTCGCCAAGTACGGCCATCACGGCGATGGCGTGCCCGAAGCGCTCACCGACTACATCGCCGGCCGCAGCGGCTACGACTACAACACCCATGGACGCGCGGAGAACGACCACGTCGACTTCGTGCCCGATGAGATCGTCGACCGGTTCTGCGTGCTCGGCACCGCCGAGCAGCACATCGCCAAGCTCGCGGCACTCCGCGATCTGGGCGTGACCCAGTTCGCCGGCTACCTCCAGCACGACAACAAAGAGGAGACGATGCGCGTCTACGGCGAGACGGTCATCCCCGCGCTGCGCGAGCACGTGACGGCGAAGGCATGA